The genomic window CGTGCGGGCGGCGCTGTCGGAGACCGGGCACTCGCAGTTCGTCGTCGCCGAGGTGCGCGCCGCGGTCACCGCGAGCGGCAAGCAACGTAGCCGGCTGGCGCTGTGGTCGCGCCGGCTGTTGGGCGAGGCGATCACCCAGGCCCAGTACCTGCTGGCCGATCACGACGAGCTGGTCGACCTGCTGATGTCGGGGACGGGCGGCCTGGGGCAGCTCAGCGCGTTCTTCGACCGGTTGCAGGAGACCCACGACCGGCGGATGCGCGAACTCGGGCTCGGCTAGCGGGCCGTCAGCCGTGATCGCAAGCGCGGCGTAGCCGGGCGCAGCGGGTCACGGCCATCGGACTCAGCGGGTGCAGGTCGCCATCGATGAGTTGTTGGTCGACGACGCGACGACCTGGCCCTCTGCGTTGACCACCGAGCAATTCAGGTGGCTGTAAATGCTTTGCGCGATCACCGATTCGGTCGTCACGCCCGGATTGAGCACCACCATCTTCGACCAGGGCAGCGAGACGTTGAACTCCGTCACCGGATAGCCGCGGGCATCGGTGTAGACGATGTTCACCAGGTCCAGCAGCTGCTTGGTGCCCGCGACGCTGTAGATGACGGTGCGCGGGCTCAGCGCGGCCGTCGGCGGCTGCGCAGGCGGCGCCAGGGCCCGCGGCGGCAGGTAGGTGGGCAGCGGCGCGGCGGTGATGGTTCCCGGCGCCGCGCTCGGCGGGGCCAGCGTGGTGACGGTCTCGGGCGGTAGCTGGGGCACGTTCGAGGGCGCCGGGCTGGCCGACGCGCTGGGCGGGCTCAGGGTGCGCGGCGCGGATGTCACCGGGCGGGGACCCGGACCCACCGTGGCCTTCGTCGAGGCGCTGTCGCCGCTGTTGATGATCACCGCGGTGGCGACGGCGCCCACCGCCACGATCACGCCGAGGAAGGCTGCGACGGGGCGCCAGCGGGGGTCCGACGGCCATACCAGTTCGCCGTAGCCCTCGTCCTCGTAGTCCGAGTCGGCTCCGTCGTAGATCTCGTCATCGGGGTAGTCGTGGACTGGGCCGTCGACTAGGCCGGTGCGGTCATGCAGCGTGTTACTGATGGTGCCGATGCTACGGATGAGGTGTGTCGGCTCGGGGGGTTGCGCGACCACGTTGACCCAGTTGGGAGCGAATCGTTACCAGCCGGCGACGTAGCGGGGGACCCTCTGCGTCAGAGCGCCCCGCGCGCGTCGATTAGCCTGCTGCTGACGCGTCTGGGACGAAGCACAAGACGAACCACGAATGGAAGGGGCCACGGTGGAGGTCAAGATCGGAATCACGGACAGCCCACGCGAGCTGGCCTTCTCCAGCGCGCAGACGCCCGGCGAGGTCGAGGAACTCGTCACCGCCGCCCTGAGCGGCAGCTCGAACGTGCTCAGCCTGAACGACGACAAGGGCCGTCGCTACCTGATCAACACGGCCAAGATCGCCTACGTCGAAATCGGCGCCGCCGACAGCCGCCGGGTCGGCTTCGGCATCGGTGCGGACGCCAAGGGCAAGGCCGCTAAGAGCGGGTGAGCGGGACGTGTGACAGGCCACCCCAGGCGAATGCCACGGTGCCGTCCACGGCGTCCGACTTGGAGATCGGGCGATCGGAGTCCAGCCAATAGCGGGCGCAGTCGACGCTGATACCGACCAGCCCGACGGCGATCATCCGGGCGCGATGCGGGTCCAGCCCGGAGTCGGCACTGATGAGCGCGAAGACGGCGTCGATGCACGATTCGGTGGCGGCCCGCACGGTCGCGGCGACCTCGGGCTCGGTGACGTAGTCGTTCTCGAAGATGAGCCGGTACCCCTGGCTGTCATGCTCGATGAAATCGAAGAACGCCTGCACGGCCGAATGCAACCGGCGGCGGTTGTCGGTGGTCGTGCTCAGCGCGTTCTGCACGCCCGAGACCAGGTTGTCGACGTGCCGATTCAACACCGCCAAGTACAGCTCGAGCTTGCTCGAAAAGTGTTGATAGAGAACAGGTTTGCTGACTCCGGCACGTTCGGCGATCTCGTCCATGCCGGCGGCGTGGTAGCCGTGGTCGACGAAGACGTCGCTGGCGACGACGAGCAACTGGCCGCGACGCTCGTCGCGGGGCAACCTGTTGCCGCGCCGGTTCGCGGTCGCCATGCCATCGGTCGACCGACTACGGTCGGTCGGCTTGACAGCACGCCGGGGTGCTGCCTTGGCGACTTCGCTCATCGAGTCCTCATCTGATCGTGGCCACTGACCGGAGTCAGCGCGCGCTCGTCGCAACGACATTACTACCCACGAAGTCTGCACGACCGGCATCGGCGGGGCTTGCCAGACGGTGTCGCGGCGGATGCTCGGGCGCGCCAGGGGCGCCCGCGCTCCCGGCTATGCCATCCTGGGGCAATGACGTCCGACCGACCTGGGCGCGGCGCCGGTCGAGTTCCCGCGGTGCACGACCAGTGGCGAGAACCACTTCGGGCCCTGCGCGACCCGATAGCGCGGGACGCCGGACGGATCAGGGCCGACCGGGAGCGGCCGCGCCAGTGGCGCAAGCAGACCTGGCTGGGGCGGTTCATCTCGACCTACGGCTGGCGCGCCTACGCGCTGCCTGTCCTGCTAGCCCTCACCGTGCTGATCGGCTATCAGACGGTGACCGGCGCGAGCACCCCGAAACCGGCCGCCAGCCAGCCGATTCAGGGTCCGCCCGTCGTCGGCGCGGTGGGCACGGCCATCCTCGACGCCCCGCCGCGCGGCCTGGCCACCTTCGACGCCAACCTGCCCGCCGGGACGCTGCCCGACGGCGGCCCGTTCACCGAAGCCGGGGAGAATACCTGGCACATCGTGCCGGGCACCACGCCACAGTTCGGTCAGGGCACTGCCAAGGTGTTCAAATACACCGTCGAGATCGAAAACGGGCTCGATCCCACGATGTTCGGCGGCGACGACGCCTTCGCCGGGATGGTCGACCAGACGCTGGCCAATCCCAAGGGCTGGACGCACAATCCGCAATTCGCCTTCGCCCGGATCGACGGGACGAGCGGGGGCAAGCCCGACTTCCGGATCTCGCTGGTGTCGCCGGTGACGGTGCGCGAGGGCTGCGGCTACGAGTTCCGCCTCGAGACGTCCTGCTACAACCCGGTATTCGGGCCCGACAGGCAGGCGCGGGTGTTCATCAACGAGGCGCGCTGGGTGCGCGGGGCGGTGCCGTTCCAGGGCGACATGGGGTCCTACCGGCAATACGTGATCAACCACGAGGTCGGCCACGCCATCGGTTACGTGCGCCACGAGCCGTGTGACCAAAACGGCGGCCTGGCGCCAGTGATGATGCAGCAGACCTTCTCCACGTCCAACGACGACGCCGCGAAGTTCGACTCCGAATACGTCAAGGCGGACGGCAAGACCTGCCGATTCAACCCCTGGCCGTATCCGATCGCCTGACCCGGGCTACGACCAGGGCCTAACCTCGGTGGTGTGCGAACTTCGTTGCCGCCCCTCGTCGAACCCGCCCGCGAGCTGACGCGGGACGAGGTGGCGCGCTACAGCCGGCATCTGGTCATCCCCGACCTGGGTGTGGACGGGCAGCGGCGGTTGAAGAACGCCCGGGTGCTGGTGATCGGCGCCGGCGGCCTGGGTGCCCCGACGTTGCTGTACCTCGCCGCGGCCGGCGTCGGCACGATCGGCATCGTCGATTTTGACGTGGTCGACGAATCGAACCTGCAGCGCCAGATCATCCACGGGACCGCCGACGTCGGGCGGTCCAAGGCCCAGTCGGCGCGCGACTCCATCGTCGCCATCAACCCTCTAGTCGACGTGCGATTGCACGAGTTCCGGCTGGAAGCGGCCAACGCCGTCGAGCTGTTCGCGCAATACGACCTGATCCTCGACGGCACCGACAATTTCGCCACCCGGTATCTGGTCAACGACGCCGCGGTGCTGGCCGGCAAGCCGTACGTCTGGGGCTCGATCTACCGCTTCGAGGGCCAGGTCTCGGTGTTCTGGGAGGACGCCCCGGCCGGCCTGGGGTTGAACTATCGCGACCTGTACCCGGAGCCGCCGCCGCCCGGCCTGGTCCCGTCGTGCGCCGAGGGTGGCGTGCTGGGCATCGTCTGCGCGTCGATCGCGTCGGTGATGGGCACCGAGGCGATCAAACTGATCACTGGCCTGGGCGAACCGCTGCTCGGGCGGCTGATGATCTACGACGCACTCGAGATGAGCTATCGCACCGTCAATGTCCGCAAGGACCCGTTGGCGCCCAAGATCACCAGGCTCGTCGACTACGAGCAGTTCTGCGGCGCGGCGTCCGACCCCTCGTCCCCCGAAGCCGGGGCGGCCACCCCCGGTTCGGCGATCACCCCGCGTGAGTTGCGGGCGCTGCTGGACTCCGGCACGGAGCTGGCCCTGATCGACGTCCGCGAGCCGGTCGAGTGGGAGATCAATCACATCGAGGGTGCCCAGCTGATCCCGAGCTCGTCGATCAGTTCCGGCGAGGGTCTGGCAAAGCTGCCGCGCGACCGCAGAGCCGTCCTGTATTGCAAGACGGGGGTGCGCTCGGCCGAGGCGCTGGGCGCGTTGCAGCAGGCCGGATTCACCGATGTGGTGCACTTGCAGGGTGGGATCGTGGCCTGGGCCCAGCAGATGCAACCCGACATGGTGATGTACTGAGCCGATACCCCCTACGGGGCTCCACCGAACCGATTGAGCGGGCGCCTCAGCGAGTCGTGCCGACCCGCATCGTGGCCCAACTAAGCTAACCCCCGTGAGTGTCGAGCCGCCGCCGGAGCACGTGCTGGCGGCGTTCGGTTTGGCCGGTGTCAAACCCGTCGCCCTGGGCGTCACCTGGGAGGGCGGCTGGCGGTGCGGCGAGGTCGTGTTGTCGACCGTTGCCGACCATGCGCGTGCGGCGTGGTCGGCGCGGGTGCGCGAGACGTTGTTCGTCGACGGCGTGCGGCTGGCCCGGCCGGTCCGCTCGACCGACGGGCGCTACGTGGTCTCCGGATGGCGCGCGGACACCTTCGTCGCCGGCACTCCGGAGCCCCGGCACGACGAGGTCGTCTCGGCCGCGGTGCGGCTGCACGAGGCGACCGGCAAACTGGAACGCCCGCGATTCCTGACCCAGGGGCCCACGGCGCCCTGGTCGGACGTCGACGTGTTCATCGCCGCCGACCGCTCCGCGTGGGAAGAGCGGCCGCTGGCATCGGTGCCGCCGGGCGCGCACACCGCGCCGCCGCGCGCCGACGGTCAGCGCTCGGTGGAATTGATCAACCAGCTGGCCACCCTGCGCCGGCCGACCAAGAGCCCTAACCAGCTGGTGCACGGGGACCTCTACGGGACGGTGTTGTTCATCGGCACCGCGGCCCCGGGTATCACCGACATCACGCCTTACTGGCGGCCCGCGTCGTGGGCGGCCGGCGTGGTCGTCGTCGACGCGCTGTCCTGGGGTGAGGCCGACGACGGGCTCATCGAGCGGTGGAACGCGCTGCCGGAGTGGCCGCAGATGTTGTTGCGCGCGTTGATGTTTCGCTTGGCCGTGCACGTGCTACACCCGCGCTCGACCGCCGACTCGTTCCCCGGGCTGGCGCGCACCGCGGCCCTGGTGCGGCTGGTTCTTTGAGAGGCCTGTGCTAACCGCCGGAGGGAAACTCGAAGCGCACCTCGCCGAGCGCGATCCTGCCGTCCTTCGCGAGGACCCCCTCGGCCCGCAGCAGCTCCAGTTGCCGAGTGGTCAAATGCCGGGCGGGGCGCCCCGACGCGGTGATCACCCGGTGCCAGGGCAGGTCGGAGGAGTCGGTGCGCATGATCCAGCCGACGATCCGCGGGCTGGAAAGCCCTGCGACAGTGGCGATGTCGCCGTAGGTGGCGACCCGGCCCGGCGGAATGCCCGCGACCAGCGAGCGCACCCGCTCGACCTGCTCGTCGGTCACCGGCGCCATGTCAGCCCGCTTCCAGCAGCTTGCGAACCAGCGCGGAAACTTCGGTGGGCTTCGCGGCGGCCACCATGTGATTGCACTCGAAGGTCAGGAAGTCGAACTCGGATCCCGACCGTTGCCGCAGCCCGGTGATGAGTTGGTCGCCGACGTAGGGCGGCGACGTCCACGCCGCCCGCACCAGCGTCGTCGGCGTCCCGGCGGGTGGCAGCACGATCTCGCGGGCGAGCTGGCTCCAGTAGGACATCATCGCCGGCACGCTCACCCGCCAGCCGCACCTGCCGTTGGGCAGCTCGACCAGGTGCTCGTCGAGTTCGGCGTCGAGCACCGCCGGGTCCACGTCCGCCCAGGAGCCCGTCGCCTTCTCGGCTCGGGCCTCGGCGGGATCGGGATAGTCGGGGGAGGAGAGCATCCCGTCGGCGATCTCGCGCATCCAGCCGCCGTCCAGGCCGACCGCCGGGTCGAGCAGCAGCAGCGCCGCCACCCGGTCCGGGCGCGCCGCGGCCAGATGCATTGCCAGTCCGCCGCCGAAGGAATGGCCGACGACCAGCACCGGGCCGTGAGCCTGCTCGTCGAGCAGCGCGCCTAGTGCCGCGACATTCGCTTCGATGGTCCACGGCGCGGCCCACGTCGACCGGCCGTGGCCGATGAGATCGGGTGCGGCAATGGCGATTTCGGGCAGATAGTCGGCCAGCTGCTGCCAGCGCTGCCCGTGGCCGGTCAGCCCGTGCAGGGCGAGCAGCCGCACCGGGCCGGGCGGACCGTAGCGGTGCACATGAAGGTCGGTGCTCACGCGTCGATGATGCCAGGCTCGCGTGGCGTCGTGCGGCGACACCGAATTTGTCGGACCCTCGTGATGTCATGCCGCTATGTCCTACACGTGGGGTGCGGAGGCACACGCCGTCCTGGAGCCGGGCGCGCGCGGCGTGGTGCGCATCCTCGGCGGGCCCGGCACCGGCAAGAGCAGCTTGCTGGTCGATGCCGCCGTCGGGGCGATCGGCGGCGGCATCGACCCGAAATCAGTTCTGCTGCTGACCGGTTCGGGCCGCATCCCGCTGTCGGCGCGCAGCGCGCTGACCACGGCGTTGCTGGGTTCGCAACCGAGCGGTTCGGCCCCGGTGGCGGTCCGGGAGCCGGTGGTGCGCACCGTGCACGGCTACGCGTACGCGGTCCTGCGGCGGGCCGCTGAGCGCGCCGGCGATGCACCCCCGCGGCTGGTCACCAGCGCCGAGCAGGACGCGATCATCCGCGAGCTGCTGGCCGGCGATCTCGAAGACGGGCCCGCCGCGGCCGTCGCGTGGCCCCGGCACCTGTGGCCGGCCCTGACCACCGCCGGGTTCGCCGCCGAGCTGCGAAACCTGTTGGCGCGCTGTGCCGAACGCGGTGTGGACGCCCAGGCGCTGGAGCGGCTGGGGCGGCAGTCCCGGCGGCCGGAATGGACCGCGGCGGGGCAATTCGCCCGGCAGTACGAGCAGGTGATGCTGTTGCGGGCGGCAGTTGGGACGGCGGCGCCGCAGGCGACGACGCCCGCGTTGGGCGCGGCCGAACTGGTCGGTGCGGCCCTCGAGGCGTTCGCGGTCGATCCCGAGCTGCTTGCCGGCGAGCGCGCCCGCATTCGGTTGTTGCTCGTCGACGACGCGCAGCAGCTCGACCCGCAGGCGGCCCGACTGGTCCGGGTGCTGGCCGCCGGCGCCGAACTCGCGCTGGTCGCCGGCGACCCGAACCAGGCCGTGTTCGGCTTCCGCGGCGGCGAACCCGGCGCGCTGCTCGACGGCGACGCCCCGGCGGCGACGCTGACGCAGTCACACCGGTGTGCGCCGGCGGTGGCGCGGGCTGTCAGCGGCATCGCGCGCCGGCTGCCCGGCGGCAGCGCCGGGCGGTGCATCGAGGGCAGCGGCCCCGACGACGGATCGGTCCAGGTCCGGCTCGCCGCCTCGGCGCAGGCCGAGGCGGCGATGATCGCCGACGCCCTGCGGCGCGCCCACCTGATCGACGGCGTGCCGTGGTCGCAGATGGCGGTCATCGTCCGGTCCGTGCCGCGGGCCGGGGTGCGGTTGCCGCGGGTCCTGGCCGCCGCCGGCGTCCCGGTGGCCGCACCCGCCGCCAGCGGGCCGCTGGTCGAGGAGCCCGCGGCACGGGCCCTGCTGACGGTGCTGGCGGCGACGGCCGCGGGTCCGACCGGGGACCAGGCGTTGGCGCTGCTGACCGGGCCCATCGGTCGCGTCGACCCGGTGTCGCTGCGGCAGCTGCGCCGGGCGCTGCTGCGTGCGCAAGCGGCCGATGGTCCGGACGATTTCGCGAACCTGCTGGCGGCTGCCGTTACCCCCGACGCCGCCGCACCGGCCGCGCAATCCCGCCCGCTACAGCGCGTCCGCGCGGTACTGAGCGCGGCCGCGCGTTGCCACGCCGACGGCCTGGACGCGCGCTACATCCTGTGGGCGGCGTGGCAGCGGTCCGGTCTGCAGCGCCGCTGGCTGTCGGCCATCGAGCGCGGCGGTCCCGTCGGCGTCCAGGCCGGCCGCGACCTCGCGGCGGTAACGGCGCTGTTCGACATCACCGACGATTACGCGTCGCGCACCCCGGGCGCCTCGTTGCGCGGGCTCATCGAGCACGTCGCCGCCCTGCAGCTGCCGAATGTCAACACCGATCCGGTATCGGCGGCCGAGCAGGTCAGGGTGCTGTCCGCGCACGCCGCCCTGGGGCACGAGTGGGACCTGGTGGTCATCGCCGGTCTGCAGGAAGGGTTGTGGCCCAACACGATTCCGCGTGGTGGTGTGCTGGGAACGCAGCGGCTGCTCGACACGCTGGACGGCGTCGGCGAGGATGCCTCGGTGCGGGCCCCGCTGCTGGCCGAGGAGCGCAGGCTGCTGGTCGCCGCGCTGGGCCGGGCCCGGTGCCGGCTGCTGGTCACCGCGGTGGACAGTGACACGGACGGTCCGGACCTGGGATCCGCCCTGCCCTCACCGTTTTTCGACGAGGTCGCCCAGTGGGCCGACGCCGGCCTTGCAACTCAAGCAGCACCGCCTGTTTCGGCCCCGCGGGTGTTGTCGTCGACGGCGCTGGTCGGCCGGCTGCGCGGCGTGGTGTGCGCTCCCGACGGCGCGGTCGACGACGCCGCACGACGTTGTGCGGCAACACAATTGGCCCGGCTCGCCGCGGCCGGCGTGCCGGGTGCCGATCCCGCCGGATGGCACGGCCTGACACCGGTCAGCACCACCGAACCGCTCAGCGGCGGCGACCAGCCGACCACCTTGACGCCGTCGACGCTGCAGACCCTGACCGACTGCCCGTTGCGCTGGCTGGTGGAGCGGCACGGCGGAACAAACCCGCGCGAGCTGCGGTCGACCCTCGGCTCGGTGCTGCACGCGCTGATCGCGGAACCGGGCAAGAGCGAGGACCAACTGCTCGCCGAGCTCGACCGCGCCTGGGCACACCTGCCATTCGACGCCCGCTGGCACGCCGACAACGAGCGCGATCGGCACCGCGCCATGGTCCGGGCGTTCGTCGAGTGGCGCGCGCGGACGCGCGGCGAACTGCGCGAGGTCGGGGTGGAGGTCGACGTCGACGGCGTGCTCGGTACGCCGCGCACCGACGGCGGCGAGGTTCGGCTGCGCGGCCGGGTCGACCGCCTGGAACGCGACGGTGCCGGGCGGTCGGTGGTGGTCGACGTCAAAACCGGCAAGACCCCGGTTAGCAAGGACGAGGCGCAGCAACACGCTCAGCTGGCGATGTACCAGCTAGCCGTCGCCGAGGGCATGATTGCCGGCTCCGACGACGCAGAGCCCGGCGGTGCGCGCCTGGTCTACATCGGCAGGACGGGGGCGGCGGGCGTCACCGAACGCCAGCAGGATCCGCTGACCCCGGACGCCCGCGCCGAATGGCGCGAGATCGTCCGGCAGGCGGCCGACGCGACGACGGGGCCGCAGTTCGTCGCCCGTCGCAACGGCGGGTGCGGCCACTGCACGCTGCGGCCGAGCTGTCCGGCCTACGCCGACGGGGCGGCGCAGTGACCGCGCGCTACAGCCCCGCCGAATTGGCCGGCGCGCTAGGGCTTTTCCCTCCGACGCCGGAGCAGGCCGCGGTCATCGCCGCGCCGCCGGGACCGCTGGTAGTGATCGCCGGGGCGGGCGCGGGCAAGACCGAGACGATGGCGGCGCGAGTGGTGTGGCTGGTGGCCAACGGCTACGCCGAGCCCGGACAGGTGCTGGGGTTGACGTTCACCCGCAAGGCCGCGGGCCAGCTCTTGCGCCGGGTCCGGTCCCGGCTGGCCCGGCTGGCGGGCATCCGCCCGGGAGCGGGCGGCGCGGCCGGGCCCGATGCCGACCCGGTCGGCGCCCCGACGGTCAGCACCTATCACGCTTTCGCGGGCTCGCTGCTGCGCGACTACGGGTTGCTGTTGCCGGTCGAGCCCGACACCCGGCTGCTCAGCGAAACCGAGTTGTGGCAGTTGGCCTTTGACGTGGTCAGCCGGTACGAGGGGCCGCTGCGCATCGACAAGACTCCGGCCGCGGTCACCTCGATGCTGCTGCGGTTGTGGGGTCAGCTCGCCGAGCACCTGGTGGACACCGACCAACTGCGCGACACCCACGTCGAGCTCGAGCGCCTGGTCCACACCCTGCCCGCGGGACCCCATCAGCGCGACCGCGGCCCGAGCCAATGGCTGCAGCGGCTGCTGGCGACCCAGACGGAGCGTACCGAGCTGGTGCCGCTGCTCGACGCGCTCCAGGAGCGGATGCGCGCTGCCAAGGTCATGGACTTCGGCGCGCAGATGGCCGCCGCGGCAAGGCTCGCGGCGGCATTCCCTCAGGTGGGCCAGGACCTGCGTAGCCGCTATCGGGTGGTGCTGCTCGACGAGTACCAGGACACCGGGCATGCCCAGCGCGTGGCGTTGTCGTCGCTGTTCGGTGGCGGTATCGACGACGGGTTGGTGCTGACGGCCGTCGGCGACCCGATTCAGTCGATCTACGGCTGGCGGGGCGCGTCAGCGACCAACCTGCCGCGGTTCACCACCGACTTTCCTCGCTCCGACGGCAGTCCCGCGCCGGTCCTCGAGCTGCGGACCAGTTGGCGCAACCCGCCGCGCACGCTGCACGTCGCCAATGCCATCTCCGCCGAGGCGCGGCGGAGATCCGTCGCGGTACACGCGTTGCGGCCTCGTCCGGACGCCCCGCCCGGCACCGTCCGCGCCGCCTTACTCGCCGACGCGCGCGCCGAGCGAGAGTGGATTGCCGATCACCTGCAGGAGCGGTACCGCCGGGCCGACGCCGACGGAGTCAGCCCGCCCACTGCCGCAGTCTTGGTGCGCCGCAACGCCGATGCCGCGCCCATCGCCGATGCGCTTCGCGCCCGCGGCCTGCCGGTCGAGGTGGTCGGGCTGGCCGGCCTGCTGTCCGTCCCGGAGGTCGCCGACGTCGTCGCGATGCTGCGGCTGGTCGCCGACCCGACGGCAGGCGCCGCGGCCATGCGGGTGCTGTCGGGACCACGGTGGCGCCTCGGCGGCCGCGACATTGCCGCCCTCTGGCGGCGCGCGTCGGCGCTTGCCGGACCGCGCCGCGGCGACGAGACGCCCTCGGCCCAGGCCATCGCGATGGCCGCCGCACCCGCCACCTTCGATGCCGACGCCGCATGTCTGGCCGACGCGCTCAGCGACCCGGGGCCGTCCGATTTGTATTCCGCTGCGGGGCATCAGCGTATCGTCTCGCTGGGCGCCGAGGTCAGCGCCCTGCGCGGCCACCTCGGGCATGCACTGCCCGACCTGGTCGCCGAGGTGCGCCGCGTCCTGGGTGTCGACTGCGAGGCCCGCGCCGCGGCGGGGGCCTCCGGAGGCTGGTCCGGCGCCGAGCACCTCGACGCGTTCGCCGACGTGGTCGCCGGCTACGCCGAACGGACGACGGCCACGGCCGGCGCCATCGACGCATCCGCGGCGGCATCTGTGCTCGGTCTGCTGGCTTACCTGGACGCGGCCGAGGCCGTCGAAAATGGTTTGGCTCCAGCCTCTTTGGCGGTCGCGCGGGACAGGGTGCAGGTGCTCACCGTGCACTCGGCGAAGGGCCTGGAGTGGCAGGTGGTGGCGGTGGCGCACCTGTCGGGCGGGACATTTCCGTCCACTGCCTCGCGCAGCAGCTGGCTCACCGACGCCGCCGAGCTGCCGCCGCTGCTGCGCGGTGATCGCTCCTCGGCCGGCTCGCTGGGCGTCCCGGTGCTGGACACCTCGGACGTGACCAATCGAAAGCAGTTGTCGG from Mycobacterium shigaense includes these protein-coding regions:
- a CDS encoding MmpS family transport accessory protein, which produces MHDRTGLVDGPVHDYPDDEIYDGADSDYEDEGYGELVWPSDPRWRPVAAFLGVIVAVGAVATAVIINSGDSASTKATVGPGPRPVTSAPRTLSPPSASASPAPSNVPQLPPETVTTLAPPSAAPGTITAAPLPTYLPPRALAPPAQPPTAALSPRTVIYSVAGTKQLLDLVNIVYTDARGYPVTEFNVSLPWSKMVVLNPGVTTESVIAQSIYSHLNCSVVNAEGQVVASSTNNSSMATCTR
- a CDS encoding DUF3107 domain-containing protein, with the protein product MEGATVEVKIGITDSPRELAFSSAQTPGEVEELVTAALSGSSNVLSLNDDKGRRYLINTAKIAYVEIGAADSRRVGFGIGADAKGKAAKSG
- a CDS encoding TetR/AcrR family transcriptional regulator codes for the protein MSEVAKAAPRRAVKPTDRSRSTDGMATANRRGNRLPRDERRGQLLVVASDVFVDHGYHAAGMDEIAERAGVSKPVLYQHFSSKLELYLAVLNRHVDNLVSGVQNALSTTTDNRRRLHSAVQAFFDFIEHDSQGYRLIFENDYVTEPEVAATVRAATESCIDAVFALISADSGLDPHRARMIAVGLVGISVDCARYWLDSDRPISKSDAVDGTVAFAWGGLSHVPLTRS
- a CDS encoding DUF3152 domain-containing protein — its product is MTSDRPGRGAGRVPAVHDQWREPLRALRDPIARDAGRIRADRERPRQWRKQTWLGRFISTYGWRAYALPVLLALTVLIGYQTVTGASTPKPAASQPIQGPPVVGAVGTAILDAPPRGLATFDANLPAGTLPDGGPFTEAGENTWHIVPGTTPQFGQGTAKVFKYTVEIENGLDPTMFGGDDAFAGMVDQTLANPKGWTHNPQFAFARIDGTSGGKPDFRISLVSPVTVREGCGYEFRLETSCYNPVFGPDRQARVFINEARWVRGAVPFQGDMGSYRQYVINHEVGHAIGYVRHEPCDQNGGLAPVMMQQTFSTSNDDAAKFDSEYVKADGKTCRFNPWPYPIA
- the moeZ gene encoding adenylyltransferase/sulfurtransferase MoeZ, producing MRTSLPPLVEPARELTRDEVARYSRHLVIPDLGVDGQRRLKNARVLVIGAGGLGAPTLLYLAAAGVGTIGIVDFDVVDESNLQRQIIHGTADVGRSKAQSARDSIVAINPLVDVRLHEFRLEAANAVELFAQYDLILDGTDNFATRYLVNDAAVLAGKPYVWGSIYRFEGQVSVFWEDAPAGLGLNYRDLYPEPPPPGLVPSCAEGGVLGIVCASIASVMGTEAIKLITGLGEPLLGRLMIYDALEMSYRTVNVRKDPLAPKITRLVDYEQFCGAASDPSSPEAGAATPGSAITPRELRALLDSGTELALIDVREPVEWEINHIEGAQLIPSSSISSGEGLAKLPRDRRAVLYCKTGVRSAEALGALQQAGFTDVVHLQGGIVAWAQQMQPDMVMY
- a CDS encoding TIGR02569 family protein, with product MSVEPPPEHVLAAFGLAGVKPVALGVTWEGGWRCGEVVLSTVADHARAAWSARVRETLFVDGVRLARPVRSTDGRYVVSGWRADTFVAGTPEPRHDEVVSAAVRLHEATGKLERPRFLTQGPTAPWSDVDVFIAADRSAWEERPLASVPPGAHTAPPRADGQRSVELINQLATLRRPTKSPNQLVHGDLYGTVLFIGTAAPGITDITPYWRPASWAAGVVVVDALSWGEADDGLIERWNALPEWPQMLLRALMFRLAVHVLHPRSTADSFPGLARTAALVRLVL
- a CDS encoding MGMT family protein, which translates into the protein MAPVTDEQVERVRSLVAGIPPGRVATYGDIATVAGLSSPRIVGWIMRTDSSDLPWHRVITASGRPARHLTTRQLELLRAEGVLAKDGRIALGEVRFEFPSGG
- a CDS encoding alpha/beta hydrolase — protein: MSTDLHVHRYGPPGPVRLLALHGLTGHGQRWQQLADYLPEIAIAAPDLIGHGRSTWAAPWTIEANVAALGALLDEQAHGPVLVVGHSFGGGLAMHLAAARPDRVAALLLLDPAVGLDGGWMREIADGMLSSPDYPDPAEARAEKATGSWADVDPAVLDAELDEHLVELPNGRCGWRVSVPAMMSYWSQLAREIVLPPAGTPTTLVRAAWTSPPYVGDQLITGLRQRSGSEFDFLTFECNHMVAAAKPTEVSALVRKLLEAG
- a CDS encoding ATP-dependent helicase, translated to MSYTWGAEAHAVLEPGARGVVRILGGPGTGKSSLLVDAAVGAIGGGIDPKSVLLLTGSGRIPLSARSALTTALLGSQPSGSAPVAVREPVVRTVHGYAYAVLRRAAERAGDAPPRLVTSAEQDAIIRELLAGDLEDGPAAAVAWPRHLWPALTTAGFAAELRNLLARCAERGVDAQALERLGRQSRRPEWTAAGQFARQYEQVMLLRAAVGTAAPQATTPALGAAELVGAALEAFAVDPELLAGERARIRLLLVDDAQQLDPQAARLVRVLAAGAELALVAGDPNQAVFGFRGGEPGALLDGDAPAATLTQSHRCAPAVARAVSGIARRLPGGSAGRCIEGSGPDDGSVQVRLAASAQAEAAMIADALRRAHLIDGVPWSQMAVIVRSVPRAGVRLPRVLAAAGVPVAAPAASGPLVEEPAARALLTVLAATAAGPTGDQALALLTGPIGRVDPVSLRQLRRALLRAQAADGPDDFANLLAAAVTPDAAAPAAQSRPLQRVRAVLSAAARCHADGLDARYILWAAWQRSGLQRRWLSAIERGGPVGVQAGRDLAAVTALFDITDDYASRTPGASLRGLIEHVAALQLPNVNTDPVSAAEQVRVLSAHAALGHEWDLVVIAGLQEGLWPNTIPRGGVLGTQRLLDTLDGVGEDASVRAPLLAEERRLLVAALGRARCRLLVTAVDSDTDGPDLGSALPSPFFDEVAQWADAGLATQAAPPVSAPRVLSSTALVGRLRGVVCAPDGAVDDAARRCAATQLARLAAAGVPGADPAGWHGLTPVSTTEPLSGGDQPTTLTPSTLQTLTDCPLRWLVERHGGTNPRELRSTLGSVLHALIAEPGKSEDQLLAELDRAWAHLPFDARWHADNERDRHRAMVRAFVEWRARTRGELREVGVEVDVDGVLGTPRTDGGEVRLRGRVDRLERDGAGRSVVVDVKTGKTPVSKDEAQQHAQLAMYQLAVAEGMIAGSDDAEPGGARLVYIGRTGAAGVTERQQDPLTPDARAEWREIVRQAADATTGPQFVARRNGGCGHCTLRPSCPAYADGAAQ